The DNA sequence GATCAATCGGAATAATGGGAAAAAATGACTCAAGCTTACACATAATTACGTTAATATATTTATAGACTATAAACCTCTTAACAGTTTTCGGGCCGTTTCAAATACAAAGGTTAGATAGTAATTACGCGATACCGGCAAGTCGTGAGCATGGAGCCAATCAATTCTTTCACCACCAAACCCTGTTTTAAAAGTTGTCACTCCGGCAAAACGATGTTTTTTCCTGCCCAATGGTGCTATGCCCCAAAAATTATACCCTTTTAAATTTCGTTTTTTGACTTCTTGTATGACGTTCCATTGAAGAAAGTACGATGAAGGAATTTGCTGGAATTTTGTCGTCGACCCGCTATGATGATAATAACCGTAATTACCGTAATAAATAATAATCGCAGCAACAAGTGGAACTTTTTTCTTCCAAACTATGTAGAGTCTCGCCTGATTATCTTTACCAAAAGTAGCCAACTGTGCTTTAAACAATCTATCCGAAAAGCCCACAAATCCATGTCTCTCAACTGTTTCCTTTTGTAGATTGGATAGAATTTGCGTACTTTTTTCATCTAGAGTATCAGTAATTGTAAGTCCAAACCCAGTGCTCTTTTTCACAATATAGCGGGTGTTTTTTCTCATACCGGCAAGGATATCTTCGCTTGTTTTAGTGGTATCTAAAATCCATGTATTCTCGGCATGTAAATGCATGGGTGCAAATATAAAACCAAGGGATGTAAACAATTTACGGTTAACCGGGGAATCTTCTAATTCTGGCCTCACTCTTACAAACCATACTTTTTCGTCCCTAGCCAGTTTTTTAATGTGACCAAGAAACGATGCTACTAGTTGTTTATTATGCCAATCAATTAACGGGCCTCCGGGAATCAAAAAATGCGGACCCCTTCTGGCTTTTTGTTTGATCACAAGGCAAGTACCGACAAGCTTACTCTTATTATAATATCCAAATCTAAATATCTTATCTCCCATAACGCGGTGCGACTCACCCCAATTCCATGATTGTAAAAATGATTTTGGGTTTTGACATAAGACAAATTCTTCCCAGATTTCTTTGCTTTGAATTTCTTTAACTTCGTAGTGCATGTTTTATAAGTGAAATAACTTGGTGAACTTGCTTTTCGTCTAAATTGGGATAAGTTGGTAAATTTACGACTCTTTTTGATAAATACTCGGCGTGCGGGCAATCACCCAAACGATAACCGACATTTTCCAAATCGCATTTCGGATCGATTATATTTGTATACCAATTGCCAAGCAGTATTTTTTTTTCTTTGGCGATCTCCAATATTCGTTTCGGGTCATCAACCAATATCGGAAATCTTAACCAAATCGCCTCGGTATTTTTGGGAGGAAGTGTGACTTTTTTCATTTTCAGGTTGTCAAAATACATATTAGCAATTGTCATTCGATGTGCGTTAAAATTGTCCAATTTAGCAAATTGCCGACTGGCCAGGGTAGCCAAAGGTGTAGACATTTTTCGTGGAAATAGATCAATTTGTTGTGTATGTAATTCCTGCCTATACACGGGTTTTGATAATATCTTAGCTTTCTGAAAAACAAACAATAATATTTTTCCAACACTCACCTTACCGACACCAAAATGATATAACGGCAATATTACTAGATTAAATAGAATCGGATGAAGTAATTGCTGGACAGCAAAAAATATTGTTGACTTTTTTAGAGTATCAATGTTGTGTGATATGGCGCTTCCTAATTTGACATTTTTGGTCAGAATCATTCCCCCAAAAACACTTGAGACTATTTTATCACGCCCGAAACTAAAAAAGGCTGCGTCGGAATATGTACCTAAAGGCTGGTGTTTAAATTTTGCACCCAAAGAATGCGCACAGTCCTCAATCAGGAAAATGTTATGCTTTTGGGCAATATTTTTAATAATATCAATTCTTGCTGGTATCCCGAAAGTATGTTGAACAATAATTGCTTTGGTTTTTTTGGTAATCTTTTTATCCAAATCGACAGGATCCAGGTTAAAAGTATCATCAATGTCAACAAATACAGGTTTAGCCTTTAGCCATTTAATCGAATTGGGGACTGCAATACACGTAAACGCTTGCACGAGAACTTCGTCTCCCTTCTTTATTCCCAGTGATTTGAGAATTACGTATTCTGCACTTCTTCCGCTATTTACAGCATATGCCCGATAATCTTTTCCGAATCTTTTTTCAAATTGCGATTCTAAATTCTTTATATTTTTTTCCAGCCAATTAAAAGGATTAAATAATGTTTTTAGGGCAATTGCCAAGTCGTCTTTTTGTGTATTTGGGGATAGCGAAATAAATATTGGTTTCATGTATAAAGGGATTGAATGTGTTTAGTTACTTTAGCCGGTAATCTGCCTTCAAATAAAAATACGCTATCTTTTTGGTTCAATCTGTCAATTATACCAATAATCTCATCGGGGTTTGTCGTTATGAGTAATTTTTCCGGTTTTTCTTCAAAACTGTTTTTAAAGTCATTTATATAATCGGCATTGGTTAGCACCAATATATCGGCACTTTTTTCGATTAACAGCCCTAAATTTCTATGCACCGTATGCGAGGCATTTGCCAGCTCAATTATTCCGGGTGTGACAACAATCTTAACACCCGTGTACTTCGACAGCGATTTAACCGCAGCCTCAAACCCCTTTGGTGTCGAATTGTAGGTATCATCTATAGCAACCGCATGCGACTTGAATATGTTTTTAGTCATTGTACCCGTTTGCGTAATCATGGTTAAACACGCCTTCTCGATAGCTTTCCATGAAACACCCAGTAACCTTGCGATTAGAATTGCACCTGTAAGATTTTCGATAAAATGTTCATCGGTAATATTGGTATGTAGTTTTCTAATAACACCTGCTAGGCTAATTTCAAAAGATATCCCGTCTCTTTTATTTTTTGTAATTTTTGCAACGGCACACTTTTTAGTCGATTTTCCCGATCCCACTTTGTATCGATACACATCAAGTTTCTTGTGTTTTTCGGCTCTTTGAGCAAGTTCCTCGCAGATTGTATTTGATGTATTAAATACCGCCATACCCTTGTCGGGTAATGCATCAATAAGCTCGTATTTGGCAGTTTTTATATTTTCTAAACTTCCAAAAAGCTCAAGATGCTGCTCCTCGATACCGGTTATAACCCCAATTGAAGGATGTGTGAAATCAGCAATCGCGGCGATTTCACCGATTTTGTAAGCACCCATTTCCGCGATAAATACTTGTGTTTGTTCACTAAAATCACTAAGTATCTTTCTGGCAACACCGAATTCGTTATTCTGGTTTTTATATGTTTTTTCAACTACAAAGGAATCTTCAAGAAGATGACAAAGGAATTCTTTTGTTGTTGTTTTTCCATAGCTACCGGTTATTCCGATCACTTTGGGCTTAATCTTGGCAAGCTTTGTTCTCGCCTTGTGCACATCTTCTTTTTTAGCTTTTTCTACCAACGGTTTTGTAACGATAACCCCGACAGCAATGCCAATTATTAAATTTAGTTCAGCCAACAAAAGCGCTGTTTCAAATCGTATAATATCAAGGACTTGGATTAGCACAATAACGACAAACCCCACCAATACAGTTTTAAAAATATTGGATATTCGCTTTGTTATAACTGGCTTAGGTATTTGTCTTCTCAATAATTTACTAAACAAATAAATATCCAAGACAACAAACAATCCAATCGGAATTAAGGAAACAGGACTAATAAAAATAAGTACTATTTTCAAAATAATCTGAGTTAACAATAACTTTTCGACTCCGGAACTACTTTTCAATAATATTTTAAATTTATCGAGCCTATACTCTTTCTCCTGTACCCGATACATCCAAACCACCAATTGCAGAAAAGCCTGTGGAAACCAGATTGCTAAAACTATTAGTTTGAAAGTATTATCCATATTTTTTTCTAAATATTTACAACAGATCTTAAGGTCATATTAAATAGTATAATTCGGGGTTAACAAAATCCTTCTTAACCCCCTCTTTAAACACGCTTAAAAGTAATTTCAACAGAAAAGTTTGCCTTCGTGGCAAATTAGCCTTCTCCAATCTTACTCTAAACAAGCTTTCATAAACTTGAGACCAAGCGTTTATTAATATCCAACGTTAAGTATAAAATTCCTTTCATTGGCGCAAATTATTTAAAATAGTTGTCAATTTTACAGGCAATACTTTTTGATAAATTGTAAGGCAATTTATGACCTTGGTTTTTATAAATAAACATCTGTGAATAAGCGCTATTGCGTTTAATAAATCTTGCGTCACCAATGGGCGTCATTTTGTCTTCCAAACCCCACAGAATCAAGATAGGTACTTTAACTTTGTGTATTACTTTTCGCAAATCTTCATTGATTACATTTTGAAATGTTTTTTTCATAGTAAATCCCAATTTTTCATAATCGTGTTCGCGTGCCACTTTATACAAACCCTTGCGAAACATTTTAGAAAAAATCGGAATGACTAAAAATATCTTTCCTGCTTTCGCGGCGATAAAAAATACCATGCGCTTAACCTTACTTGCCCTGGAAAAACCTCCGCTCGCGCATAGTACCAAACCTGAAACACGGTTACTTCGCAAACCCATCTTTACAGCGATGCGCCCGCCAAACGAGTGACCAAAAACGATATATTTATCATTATCAAAATGCTTGACGGCAATCTTTGTTACATACGTCGAATAGCGATCTAAATCCCATACGCTTGTTACGGGTTTTTCAAATCCCGCCAGTTTGGGAATCACTACCTTCCACCCCAGATGCACCAATTCTTTTTCAAGCGGTTTTAGCTTTTTAGAACTTGCTCCCCAACCATGCAGAAGAATGATGTTTTTAGAAGCCATATATATATTCTACATTTAAAGTGAAATTTTTTGCACTTTTTTCAACTTTTCTTTCAAAAACCAACTTGCAACATTTACAAAGTTGTCAGTTAAATCCGTAACAAAGTATTCGTGAAAAGGTTGACGGGAATTATTTTGCATGTTTTTGTCTTTCAATACTTGCCCGAGTGAAATTGCCACCGTCTTTCCTGCATCCAGTAAACTCACATCTTTCCCCATGTAATTACGAATTTTATTTGCCAACATGGGGTAATGCGTACAACCTAAAACAAGGGTGTCTACTTTATTTCTTCTCATATCACTTAGGTAATTATCTATTAGCATATCTATTAACTTACCCTTAACGATACCTTCCTCAATAAACGGTACAAACAAGGGACACTCTTTCTCAATAACTAGTGCGTGTGGATTAATTTTTTTTATACCGTTTGTGTAAGCATGACTATTTACTGTACCGCGCGTTGCAATTACACCGATTTTTTTTATGTTGACAAGCGACATCATGCACGATGATACGACATCCAAAACCGGAATTGTCATACTTTGCCGTACTTCGTTGGCAGCCCAAGAAGATGCGGTATTGCAGGCAATAACTACACACTTAACGTTCTTTCCTACCAAAAATTGCGCATCCTGTTTGGCAAATTTAACAACCACTTCTTTACTCCGGGTACCATACGGAACTCTGGCCGTATCGCCCAGATAGACTATGCTTTCGTTGGGTAATAGTGCGCGAATCTGAGAAACTACGGTTAAACCACCGAGTCCCGAATCAAATACACCAATGGGTCTTGTGTCCATATTTTTTAGTACTCATTGAAGCCTTTCAACACATGCTTTGAATAAAGCACCCCTTTGTTTGTAGCTTGTGAACATATCAAAACTTGCGGCACCCGGCGACAATAAAACCACTCCACCAGATTTCGTAACTTGTCTTGCTTTATCAACTATTATTTTCATATCGGTTTTTCCTAGATTATCAACATTTACTTTTATATTTTCCTTTGTAATTAATGTCATTAGTTTTTGAGAAATCTGGCCAATGAGCAATATATTTTTTACACTACTTAACTTAATCTGTTTAATCATTTCTTCATAATTTAACAATTTATCATAACCGCCCAGTATCAACGTAATCGGTTCCGTAAACGACTTAATCGCTGCAATAACCGGATCGGGTCCGGTGGAAAATGAATCATTGTAATATTTAATTCCGCCAACTTCACGGACAAGTTCCAATCTATGTTCCAGTCCGCGGAAAGAAAAAACAGCCGCTTTGATTGCATCACTTTTTATATTAAGTACTTTTGCGACTGTAAGTGCGGCAAGAACATTTTCCCAATTATGTTTCCCTCTTAACAGCAAATCTGCCGTGTTGCCAAGAACGGTTTTTGTGTTGTTTAAATTAGTAATCAGCATATTGTCGTCAACATAGCTTCCCTCAACACTGTTTTTTATACTGAAAGCATATTTTTTACCCTTGCCAATTTTGGAAAAACTTTTGGGTACTTCGTAATCGTTATTAATCACTGCATAATCTTTGTCATTCTGGAATTTAACGATATTCTTTTTGGCTGCACGATACTCATTAATACTTGCATGCCAGTCTAAGTGATCTGCTGTAATATTTAAGATAACCGCAATATGTGGGCTTTTATCAAGATCCATAAGCTGAAAAGATGAAAGCTCGAGAACAACTATGGAATTCCTGTTAAGTTTGGGCAGTAATGACAAAAATGGAATCCCGATATTTCCGGCTAAATGAACATCGCAACCGGCAGTTTTTAAAATTTCGTAAATCAAGGTACTCGTTGTCCCCTTTCCCTTGGTGCCTGTCACACCTATAATTTTACAAGGGGATTTTTCAAAAAATAGTTTTACCGCCGAGGAAACCATAACACCTTGTTTTACTGCATGTATAATTTCGTCTCTCAAGGGATATACTCCCGGTGACCGAAATATGAAGTTGTACTGCGACAGATCACTTGTAAACGCTTTTTTTCCAAAGATATATTTGACCGACTTTTTGATTGTTGGTGGAATAGTAATATTATCCTCTTCTTTCTCATCAAGAATTGTAATCTCGGTTTTGAAATTCTGTAAGTATAATGCCAGATCAACACCTTCGACACCCAAACCCAGAATGGCAATTTTTTTATTAGTGTATTTTGTTTCCATATCCTAAATTTGTGACAATTTATGTCTCATTAGGTTGTCAGCCTTAGTTAACTGATCGGGAGTATTTATACCACACCACTGAGATGAATCCTTAATTGCATATACCAAAACCTTACGTGATTGTTTTATGGCAAGTTCAATAAAATCAGTCAACAAATATTCCTGTTGCACATTGTTATTTTTTATTTTACCGAAATTTTCCATAAACCAAGCGCGATCAAAAAGATACACCCCATCATTTACTTCGCTAATCTTTTTTTCCTCGTCGGTTGCATCTTTCTCTTCAACGATTTTTACAAAGTTATCTTTTTCGTCTCTTACAATCCGGCCAAATCCGAAAGGATTATCTAAAACCAAACTAATTAAAGTAATTGTTGCCTTACTGTCACTATGCATTTTTATCAATTTCCTGTATGTTTCTTTGGTGTAAAAAGCATTGTCATCGCCATACATTACCAAAACATTTCTGTTCTTTGACTCACCCACTCCACAAAATGCCGCATGGCCGGTTCCCAATTGCCGGTCTTGCTCAACGTAACGAAGCGAATTACCAAAATATGTGTGTATTACATCTAGCCTATAACCAACGACTGCAATAATATCCACTACTCCAATCCGCCGCAAGTTATCGATAGGATAGGTTAACATTGGTTTACCTGCTAACTTATGCATTACTTTGGGTGTTTGCGATTTTAGTCTACTGCCTTTTCCGGCAGCAAGAATTACAGCATCTAGTAGCAATTTGTTAGTCAATATATCTTTCACAAATTCCCTGTCGTTCCAGGGATGCTCCACATTATCATAAGCCATCGACATTTCATGACCTTTCCCGCATATCACGACAGTGTCACCTTTTTTAGCAAGTTTTTTTATCGCATAATAAATCGCCTCACCTCTTTCGGGCATTGTCAAATATGCGTGTTTCTCAAGTTTATTAATGTCTTCGACAGATAAATCAGTTGCATTTACCGTATCACTTCCTACTCCTGACAACATATCCTTGAATATACTAAACACATCTTCTTTGCGCGGATCCTCTGCCGTAAACACTGCAATATCAGCAAGTCTTGTTGCAACTTCGGCCATCATTGGACGCTTTGTTAAGTCTCTTTGGCTTGCACATCCAAACACACATATCACTCGGCCTTGGGACTCACTCTTAAGTTGTCGTAAAACATTTTCCAGTGAGTTCGGAGTATGTGCGAAATCAACATATATTTTTAGGTGTAAATCATTGTTGATTTCTTCTCGCCTTCCTTCCAATTGAGGGAATGATGATAGTGCGGTGTTTATTACTTTATCGGAAATAGTATAGTGTTTTGCCACACTAATTGCCGCAAGAGCATTAGAAATATTGTAGCTACCTGCCATTGATAACTTGACTTTAAATTTTGAAGCTTTAGTTTTGACTTCAAATGTAGGTATATTTTTTGTGTGAGTTATATTTGACGCATACACATCTGCTGATTTATCGATGATAGAGTACGAAATTATTTGAGATTTGTTTTCTCTTCTTTGGGATAAGAAATTATACGCACTGTCATCTTTATTGAGAACTATCGTGTTTCCCGCTTCAAAAAGCATCGCTTTCGCGTTCAAATAATTTTCAAAAGTTTTATGATAATCAAGATGTTCGTGAGTTATGTTTGTCAAAACACTTACATCAAAATCAACCCCAATAACCCGACCTTGATCTAAACCATGTGAAGTTACTTCGATGACTGCATATGTGCAACCGTTTGCAACCATGCGAGAAAGAAGTTTTTGTAAATCAATTGAATCGGGATTTGTAACATGTAGCCCGGTGTCAATTGCTTCATTACCGATTTTTGCCGAAATCGTACTAATCATACCCACATTCTCACCACTACTTTTTAGTATTTCGTAAATCATATTTACTGTAGTTGTTTTCCCGTCGGTACCAGTCACGCCAATAACTTTCATTTTTTCGCTTGGATTGTCAAACCACTGCGAAGCCAATAGACCAAGCGCTTCACGCGAATCGGCAACTTTCACATATGCAGTAAGTGAAGACCAGCTTTTGTCAGGTAGCTTTTCCCCGACAACACATGCCGCCCCCGAATCGATAGCTTTTTGTATATAATCATGTCCGTCGCAATTTAAACCTTTTATGGCAACAAACATATCACCTTTTTTCACTTTTCTACTGTCTTGAGTAATTCCCGAAATAAGGACATCCTTTCCCATAAATTGATAATTCGGAAGGCACTTAAGTAGTGTCAGTAGTTTATTTTTCATGTCAAAGGAATTGTACTTCGGGCTCAAGGAGGACATTAAATTTATCATAAACATCTAACGATATTTTTTGAGCTAACTCTTTAATTTCTTTTGCAGTTCCCAATTTGTCGGGATTAGTTAATACAAGAGCATGCTTTGTTGAAACAGCAACATTTTTGTATTTTTTTCCCTTCCAGCCTGCTTTGTCAATCAGCCAACCCGCCGATAATTTAACTGTTGTAGCAGTGTTGGGAAAATTTGGAATATCAGGATGCAAAGTTAATAGTTTTTTCAAAACCGTTTTTTTAACAATCGGATTTTTAAAAAAAGACCCACTGTTACAAACTATTTTCGGATTCTCAAGTTTTTCCGAACGAATAGCCAAAACAGCACACCTAACTTGAGAAAGGGTTGGATTAACAATATTTTTTGCTTCCAAATAACCTGTCAGGGATTGATATTTAATTTTCGGGACATTGATTTTTTTAAGTCTCAGAGTTACTTGATAAACGATATAGCGTCCCTTATTCCCTTTTCTTTTAAAAACACTATCCCGATAACCAAACTGGCATTCCTTTTTTGAAAAACGTTTAAATTTACCCAATTTAGTGTCGTATGCTGTTAGCGAAACGAAGGTCTCTTTAATTTCCTGTCCATATGCTCCGATATTTTGTATAGGTGCAGCACCGGTAGTCCCCGGTATTCCCGATAAGCACTCAATTCCTTGATATCCCTTCTTAACCATTTCCCCAACCAATTCTTCCCAATTTTTACCAGCTCCGACCGTCACCAAAACACTGCTTTTTCTAAGTTTAATTTCTACATCCTTGTTCGTTAAACTTACAACAACTCCATCTATTCCATCATCGTTAATTAGTACATTGCTACCACCACCCAATGCGACTACTTGGAGTTTATTTTCCTTGGCAAATTTGCAAATTTCTACCAATTCTGATTTAGTAGTCGCTTGTGCAAAATATTTCGCATTTCCGCCAATACTAAAAGTCGTACGATTTTTAAGGGACACTGATTCTCTAATATTTTTCATTATATTTTTACTTTCCCCGCAACACTTCTTTAGCCAACTGATAACTTTTCCCTGCGCCCATTACAATCACAACATCTCCTTTTCGGGCTTTACCAATTATATAGTTTTTTATTTCATCAAATGAATCAATCGCGACAGCATTGTTGTGATTACATACTTTCACGATGGATTTATTACTTACACCAAAAGTTTTAGTGTCACGAGATTTGTATATTGGTGCAACAACCACGATATCGGCATCACTAAAGGCATCCTTGTAAGAAACAAGTAACCTTGCCGTTCGTGAAAAGGTATGAGGTTCAAAAACACACAGAATTCTTTCTTTTGGGTGTTTTTGCTTTATGGCTGAAAGAGTTGCCTTAACAGCCGTAGGATGATGGGCATAATCATCATATATTTTAATCGATTTTGTTTCACCGATTAATTGCAGTCGTCTTTGGGTACCGGGAAATGTTCTCAGTGTTTTTTCAATCAGTGCATCGGGGATATTATCGTGTTTGGCAAGACATATTAATCCCAATGCATTGGAGACATTGTGGATCCCATACATATTTAGATTGAAAGTGTGGCTATACTTGGTTTTCTCATTTTTGACACTAAATTTAACCCCCTTGGAATTCATGGATACTATTTTCGCCGTGAATGAATTGGCAAGTTTTACAAGTGGTTTTTCCGATATTGTATAACCCATGATATTCAAATTATCTTTTTTCTCTTTGCTTAATGTTTTTACCAACTTGTTTATTCCCTTGGAGTCTTGATTGAGGATAAGTAATTTGTTTCCTTCGAGTTTATTTAGTAATTTGCGAAAAGTATTTATGACATGATCTTCGTCTCGAAAATAGTCGGGGTGGTCGTATTCGATATTATTTATAATAAGTGTATCCGGCTTGTAGTTTAAAAAATTTCCATAAAACTCATCAGCTTCTAATATAAAAATATTGCTTTTTCCATAATGGAAATTAGCTCCCCATGGAGTAAAGTTCGCACCAACAATTACCGACGGATCCAGTTTCGCTTTCTCATATAAAAATCCGACAAGTGTCGTAACTGTCGACTTTCCGTGTGTTCCCGAAATACACATCACCCTTTTATTTTTAAGCAAATATCTTCCGGTAAACTGCTGCCAAGTTAGCAATGTCTTTTTTCTCCCCGCAAGAACTTCCGGGTGTTTTTTATTTGAAAATAACACTGAAGGAGAGACCGCAAGTACGTTAGCATTTACAATGTGCCGGGGATCATGGCCGAAACTAACCGGAATACCCATTTTTTTCACTTTCAGTAAATACGGGCTATCTGCCAATTCATCACATCCATCTACCTCAAATCCTTGTTTTTTTGCAATAATTGCAGCGGCACTCATTCCACTTCCTCCAATTCCCATAAAATGAATTTTATTTTTTATCATGAAGTTATCGCTTTGTTTCGGTCAGGACTTCGATTTTAGCACCAAGCTTTTTCAAATTTTCGGCAAAGTAAGGATGGCCGCGATATAGAGCATCCGCATCGAGAATTAACGTTTCACCATCGGCAACCATACCCGCAATAACAAGAGCAACCACGGCGCGAATAATGTAGGGAGCTTCCAATGTACCACCAACTAACTTCTTTCCTCCGACTACTACCACCCGATGTGGATCACACATAATTACTTCTGCTCCCAATTTAATTAATTCGCTCGTCCAAAACAAACCCGCCTCGTACATCCAATTATGAAAAATCATATATCCATCCGGGGCGATAAGCGCAAGCGGTATCATCATGGGCAATAAATCAACGGGAAACCCGGGCCAAGGTTGCGCTCGCACGATATTGGTTTTCTTTTTGAAAGAACCTGTAAATTTAATGTGCTGTTTGGCTTCTACAATGGCGGCATTATCTTTAAAAACAATATTAATATTAAATTTGGAAAACTCATAAGCAATTTGTGAATATAGACTTGGGTCGAC is a window from the Candidatus Woesebacteria bacterium genome containing:
- the murC gene encoding UDP-N-acetylmuramate--L-alanine ligase, whose translation is MIKNKIHFMGIGGSGMSAAAIIAKKQGFEVDGCDELADSPYLLKVKKMGIPVSFGHDPRHIVNANVLAVSPSVLFSNKKHPEVLAGRKKTLLTWQQFTGRYLLKNKRVMCISGTHGKSTVTTLVGFLYEKAKLDPSVIVGANFTPWGANFHYGKSNIFILEADEFYGNFLNYKPDTLIINNIEYDHPDYFRDEDHVINTFRKLLNKLEGNKLLILNQDSKGINKLVKTLSKEKKDNLNIMGYTISEKPLVKLANSFTAKIVSMNSKGVKFSVKNEKTKYSHTFNLNMYGIHNVSNALGLICLAKHDNIPDALIEKTLRTFPGTQRRLQLIGETKSIKIYDDYAHHPTAVKATLSAIKQKHPKERILCVFEPHTFSRTARLLVSYKDAFSDADIVVVAPIYKSRDTKTFGVSNKSIVKVCNHNNAVAIDSFDEIKNYIIGKARKGDVVIVMGAGKSYQLAKEVLRGK
- the murB gene encoding UDP-N-acetylmuramate dehydrogenase — encoded protein: MKNIRESVSLKNRTTFSIGGNAKYFAQATTKSELVEICKFAKENKLQVVALGGGSNVLINDDGIDGVVVSLTNKDVEIKLRKSSVLVTVGAGKNWEELVGEMVKKGYQGIECLSGIPGTTGAAPIQNIGAYGQEIKETFVSLTAYDTKLGKFKRFSKKECQFGYRDSVFKRKGNKGRYIVYQVTLRLKKINVPKIKYQSLTGYLEAKNIVNPTLSQVRCAVLAIRSEKLENPKIVCNSGSFFKNPIVKKTVLKKLLTLHPDIPNFPNTATTVKLSAGWLIDKAGWKGKKYKNVAVSTKHALVLTNPDKLGTAKEIKELAQKISLDVYDKFNVLLEPEVQFL